A region of the Polaribacter sp. L3A8 genome:
TGAATTAACGAAATGGAAAAACGTTGCAGATAATATGTATTTTCCTTTTTCAGAAAAACACAATGTATATTTACAACAAGATGGTTTTTTAGATAAAGAATTAATTACCGTTGCAAATTTAGATAAGAGTCAAAGACCGATCAATCAGAAATGGAGTTGGGACAGAATTTTACGTTCGCCATACATAAAACAAGCAGATACTTTACAAGGTTTTTACATGTTTGAAAATGATTTTTCTACGGAAGAGTTAGAGCGTCATTTCGATTTTTACGAGCCATTTACAGTGCATGAAAGTTCGCTTTCTCCTTGTGTACACAGTATACAAGCTGCAAAGTTAGACAGAATGGAACAAGCATATACTTTTTATTTACGTACATCTCGTTTAGATTTAGACGATTACAATCACGAAGTAGAAGAAGGGTTGCATATTACCTCTATGGCAGGTACTTGGATGAGTATTGTAGAAGGTTTTGGAGGAATGAGAGTGCAAAATAATACACTTTCTTTTGCTCCAAAAATTCCTAAAGAATGGAACTCTTATTCATTTAAAGTAAACTTTAGACATACAATGATTACTGTAAATGTTTCACAAAAAGGAACTGAATTTGAAGTTGATGGTACAAGTATTATCAGTCTTTTAGTAAATGGAGAACAAATAACAGTATCGCCAAAGAAGTAAAATTCCAATCGAGAAGATTTTTTTAAATACCTACAAGGCCTACAAAAATCTTGTAGGTATAAAAAACAACATCAAAAAAAATGAAAAGCCTACCATTAATTATTGTTATCGTACTTTTGTTTTCATGCGAAAAAAAAGAACCAAATAAGATGGAAGTTTTGAATGAAGAGACAGGGATAATGAATGAAGTTGAAAGAGTTGAACCTCCAAATTGGTTTATTGGTTTTAAAAATACTTCGTTACAATTATTGGTAAAAGAAAACAATATTGGTGCTGCTATTCCATCAATTTCTTATGCCGGAGTTACTATAGAAAAAGTAAACAAAGCAAAAAGCAATAATTATTTATTTATCGATTTAAATATTGATGCTGCTACAAAACCAGGAAAATTCAATATAACTTTTACATTTGATGATGGGGCAATAAAAACGCATACCTATCAATTAAAGTCAAGAGAAAAGACTTCGGATGAATATGTTGGGTTTAATAGTACAGATGCTATTTATTTAATTACTCCAGATCGTTTTGCAAATGGAGATGAAACGAATGACATTGTTGTAGGCTTAAAAGAAGCTACCATAGATAGAGTAGATAATTATAAACGTCATGGTGGTGATTTACAGGGAATTATGAACCATATAGATTATATAGCAGATTTAGGTTTTACTGCCGTTTGGCCAACTCCTGTTTTGTTAAATGATATGGAAGAAAGTTCTTATCATGGTTATGCAATTACAGATTATTATCAAGTAGACCCACGTTTTGGAACACTTGAGGACTATAAAAAATTAGCCGATGAATTACGTAAAAAGAACATGAAATTAATCATGGATCAAGTTGCAAATCATTGTGGAATAGGGCATTGGTGGATGAAGGATCTTCCGTTTGATGATTGGTTAAATAATCAAAAAAACTATGAAGACAATATAGACAATTGGGCCAGTGAAACCTCTATTGGATCTAATCATAGAAGAACTACAAATCAAGATTTGTACGCATCACAAGTAGATCGAAAAGGAAATAATGAAGGGTGGTTTTCTCCCAAAATGCCAGATTTAAATCAACGAAATCCGTTTTTAGCAGCCTACATTATTCAGAATAGTATTTGGTGGTTAGAAACATTGGGTTTAGGAGGTATTAGACAAGATACATATCCATATCCTGATAAAACATTTATGAGTAATTGGGCAGGTAGCATTATGAATGAATATCCTAATTTTTCTATTGTTGGAGAAGAATGGAGTTACAATCCGTTAATTGTTGGTTATTGGCAAAAAGGCGCAAATAATAAAGATGGTTACGAGTCTAACTTAAAATCTCCGATGGATTTTCCGATGCAAAAAGCAATTGTAGAAGGTCTTAATGAAGAAGAGGAATGGGATAAAGGTTTGATAAAACTGTATGAAGGTTTAGCGAATGATTTTCATTATACAACTCCAAAAGATATTTTAATTTTTGTAGACAATCATGATAAAACGAGAATGTTTACAGAGTTGTGGGAAGATATTAGAAAAGCTAAAATGGCATTGAGCTATATATTGGTTTTACCTAGAACTCCGCAAGTCTATTACGGTACAGAAATTTTAATGAATGATTCTGCAAATCCTGGAGATCATGGTTTAATTAGATCTGATTTTCCTGGTGGATGGAAAGATGATGCCACAAATGCCTTTACAGGAGAAGGTTTAAATGAATACCAAAAAGACATGCAATCTTTTGTTGCTAAGGTATTAAACTATCGCAAACATAGTGCTGCAATTCATGATGGTAAAACCCTACATTTTGCTCCTTTTAATGGTACTTATTTCTTGTTTAGAATAAAAGATGATGAAACTGTAGTGCTTATTATCAATAAAAATGAACAACCAATTACACTCGATTTAAAACGATATGAAGAAGTCGGTTTATCAGGAAAAAATCTTAAAAATATTATAACCGGAGAAGATTTTATTTGGAATGATGAAATTCATTTAACGGAAAAAGGTAGTATTATTTTAACTACAAAAATAAATAACTTATAGAAAGAAGTCTTTTTTTTAGTTGAGTTGTCAAGCTTTTTTTCTCACGGTATTTAAAATATAAATCATGAAAAAATATATAGTTTTGTTATTAATTTTTTTAATAGTTGCTTGTAAGTCAGAAACAAAGAATACGGATAAGAAAGAGGAGGACACTTTAAAAATCACCTCTAAAGTATTAGAAAAGGCGGTTTTATCATCAGGACAATTAATAAGAGTAGCTGCTTTTCCTTCTAAAAATATTACCCCAAGACCTGTGGATGTTTGGTTGCCAGAAAACTATTCAGCAGCAAAAAAATATGCCGTTCTATATATGCATGATGGTCAGAATTTATTTGATGCCACAACAACATGGAACAAACAAGAATGGATGGTAGATGAGGTTGCTTCAAAATTAATGAAACAAGGAATTACTAAAGATTTTATTGTAGTGGGCATTCATAACATACCAGCGATTCGCTGGTTAGATTTATTTCCAGAAAAAGCCATGAGTTTTTTATCGAAAGAAGATAAAAATATAATGATTGAAGAGGCTAAGAAGAATAATTTGACGATCAATTTAACGGGAGATAAATATTTAAAATTTTTAGTAGAAGAGTTAAAACCTTATATCGATAAAACATATTCGGTTTATAGAGACAAAGAAAATACGTTTGTGGCAGGTTCATCTATGGGCGGTTTAATGTCTATGTATGCAGTGGCAGAATATCCAGATGTATTTGCAGGTGCCGCTTGTTTATCTACCCATTGGGTTGGCGCAGTGCCAAAGGAAAACAACCCTTTGCCTAAAGCTATTTTTAAGTATTTAGAAGCGCATTTACCAGATGCAAAAACGCATAAAATGTATTTTGATTATGGTAATAAAACGTTAGATCAATTTTATGGAAAATATGCATCAAAAGTAGATTCAATTTTTACAAACGGTAGCTATACCGAAGCAAATTTTAAAAACTTATTTTTTGAAGGGAGCGATCATTCTGAATTGTCTTGGCAAAAAAGAGTGGATATTCCTCTTACTTTTTTATTAAAAAAATAAACTATGTACTTTTAAAGTAAATGTACCAGAATGAATTAAAAGCAAAAACAGATGAAAACATATATTATTCTTTTTTTATTACTTTTTATAACAGCTTTTGCTTTTACTCAAAATTCGAAAAGAGGTTTTAAGAAAGCAACATTTAAAGACTGTAATTTTTTACATGTAGAGGTAACAGACGGATCTTATAGAATTCAGTTTTACAATTCTAAAATAGTAGAAACCTCTTTTATACCTAAAGGAGAAACTTTTGTAGCCAACTCTCATGCAGTTGTTTTAAAACCAACTGATGTGCATGCTAGATTTAGGGAGTCATCAACTTTTGTTAATTTTTCTACAAAAGGAGTCTCGGTAAAAATTCAGAAAAAGCCTTTTAAGATATCTTATTTCTATAAGGATAAGGAAATTACATCAGAAAAAACAGGATATATAAAATCCAAACATCAACCAATGGAATTGGTTAAAGGTAATATTGTTGCAGCCGAAACAGAAAAAATAGAATTCAATTTAACTTCAGACGAAATTCTATATGGAGCAGGGTCAAGAGCGTTGGGTATGAATAGAAGAGGCAATAGATTGCCATTGTATAATAGAGCGCAGTATGGTTATGAAACGCACGCAGAATTAATGAATTTTACATTACCCATTGTAATTTCATCAAAAAAATACATGCTTCATTTTGATAATGCACCTATTGGTTATTTAGATTTAGACAGCAAAAAAGACAATACTTTAACCTATGAAACTATTTCCGGACGTAAAACGTACCAAGTTGTAGTAGGGGATTCTTGGATGGATTTGGTAGAAAATTACACCGATTTAACAGGGAAACAACCTTTGCCTGCTCGTTGGACTTTAGGTAACTTTTCGAGTAGATTTGGGTATCATTCTCAAAGAGAAACAGAAGCAACAATAGATAAGTTTCAAGAAGAAAATATACCTGTAGATGCTGTTATTTTAGACTTGTATTGGTTTGGAAAAACATTACAAGGCACCATGGGGAATTTAGAAGTTTACAAAGATTCTTTTCCGGATATGAAAGCAATGATTACTCGCTTAAAAAACAAAGGAGTAAAGACGGTTTTAATTACAGAACCTTTTATTTTATCAAATTCTAAAAAATGGAAAGAAACAGTTAAAAAAGATGTTTTAGCAAAAGATTCTCTAGGAAATCCTGCTAAATATGATTTCTATTTTGGCAATACAGGGATTGTAGATATTTATAAAAAGGAAGGAAAAGAGTGGTTTTGGAATATTTATAAAGAAATTATAAATTTAGGAGCAAAAGGACTTTGGGGCGATTTAGGAGAACCGGAAGTATTGCCTTCTTGGGTGAATTTTAGCGATAAAAAAGCAGATGAAATTCATAATATTTATGGGCATGATTGGGCACGTTTAATTTTTGAAGGCTATCAAAAAGAATTTCCAAAAGAAAGACCGTTTATTTTAATGCGCGCAGGATCTTCTGGTTCGCAGCGATTTGGAATGATTCCTTGGTCTGGAGATGTAAACAGAACTTGGGGAGGATTGCAATCTCAACCAGAAATTGCTTTACAAATGGGCATGCAAGGTTTAGGGTATATGCACTCTGATTTAGGCGGATTTGCAGGAGATAATTTAGATGATAATTTATACACACGTTGGTTACAATACGGTGTTTTTCAGCCAATTTTTAGACCTCACGCACAAGAAGGTGTGGCAAGTGAACCTGTTTTTAGAAGTAACAGCGCTAAAAGAATGGCTAAAGAAGCTATTGAATTACGTTATAAATTATTACCCTATAATTACAATGTAGCTTTCGAAAACAATCAAAAAGGAACTCCTTTAATGCGTCCTATTTTCTTTGAAGAAGATGATCTAAAATTGATGACAAATTCAACCACCTATTTATGGGGAAAGGATTTTTTAATAACACCAATTTTAAAAGATTCTGTAAAAGTCAAAGAAATTTATTTTCCTAAAACGGCAAATTGGTTCAATTTTTATTCGGATGAAAAAGTAACTGGAGGACAAACTAAAAGTGTACAAGTTGATGAAAATTCGATTCCGACTTATGTACGTGGAGGCGCATTTATTGCAATGACAAAATTAGTGCAAACAACAGATGCTTATGACGGAAATAATTTAGAACTACATTATTATTACGATGCTGCTGTGAAAGAGAGTGAAAGAGAATTTTACAATGATAATGGTTTGCTATCGAATGCTTTTGAAAAAGAGGAATTTGAAGTTTTAGAATTTGAAGCAGAAATTACCAAACGTTGTTTAGAAATTGAAATGGAAGCAGAATTTGGAAAGAACTGGAAGCCACAGCAAAAAGAAATATTGCTGGTTATTCATAATGTAAATTGGAAGCCAACTAAAATAAAAGTAGATGGAAAAAGAAAACAAAATTCAATCTTAGAAAATAATGTTTTAAAAATTCCAGTAAACTGGAATCCAACAGAAGAAATAAAAATAAAAATTTCATTAAAATAAGGAATCGGTTATGAGAAAAATATACAGCGTTTTATCCGTATTAATTTTATCAACAGTAATTGGTTGTTCAAAAGAAAAAATATCAAAAAATAAAATAATGAGTACAAATCCACAGAAAAAAACAGTTGTTTATCAGGTTTTTACACGTTTATTTGGTAATACAAATACTACCAACAAACCATGGGGAACTATAGAGGAAAACGGTGTAGGTAAATTCAACGACTTTACAGAAAAAGCATTGTCTGAAATTAAAGATTTAGGGGTTACTCACATTTGGTATACAGGGGTTCCGCATCATGATGTAATTAAAGATTACACAGAATTTGGCATTTCTAATGACGATCCAGATATTGTAAAAGGTAGAGCAGGTTCTCCGTATGCAGTAAAGGATTATTACAATGTAAATCCGGATTTGGCTGTAAATGTAGCCAATAGATTAGAAGAGTTTGAGGCCTTAATAGCACGTTCTCACAAAGCGGGATTAAAAGTAATTATTGATATTGTACCCAACCACGTTGCCAGAAATTACCAAAGTTTATCAAACCCTGAAGGAACAAAAGATTTTGGTGCAGATGATGACAAAACAGTGGTGTATGATGTAAATAATAATTTTTATTATGTGCCAAATGAAGCATTTCAAGTACCCGATTTCTTAAATAGTTATTTGCCTTTAGGCGGAGAAAAAAATCCTTTATCAGATCATAAATTTGTTGAAAACCCTGCAAAATGGACTGGAAATGGATCGCGCGCTGCAAAACCTCATTTTAATGATTGGTACGAAACTGTAAAAGTAAATTATGGAGTTTCTCCAGA
Encoded here:
- a CDS encoding alpha/beta hydrolase — protein: MKKYIVLLLIFLIVACKSETKNTDKKEEDTLKITSKVLEKAVLSSGQLIRVAAFPSKNITPRPVDVWLPENYSAAKKYAVLYMHDGQNLFDATTTWNKQEWMVDEVASKLMKQGITKDFIVVGIHNIPAIRWLDLFPEKAMSFLSKEDKNIMIEEAKKNNLTINLTGDKYLKFLVEELKPYIDKTYSVYRDKENTFVAGSSMGGLMSMYAVAEYPDVFAGAACLSTHWVGAVPKENNPLPKAIFKYLEAHLPDAKTHKMYFDYGNKTLDQFYGKYASKVDSIFTNGSYTEANFKNLFFEGSDHSELSWQKRVDIPLTFLLKK
- a CDS encoding TIM-barrel domain-containing protein — its product is MKTYIILFLLLFITAFAFTQNSKRGFKKATFKDCNFLHVEVTDGSYRIQFYNSKIVETSFIPKGETFVANSHAVVLKPTDVHARFRESSTFVNFSTKGVSVKIQKKPFKISYFYKDKEITSEKTGYIKSKHQPMELVKGNIVAAETEKIEFNLTSDEILYGAGSRALGMNRRGNRLPLYNRAQYGYETHAELMNFTLPIVISSKKYMLHFDNAPIGYLDLDSKKDNTLTYETISGRKTYQVVVGDSWMDLVENYTDLTGKQPLPARWTLGNFSSRFGYHSQRETEATIDKFQEENIPVDAVILDLYWFGKTLQGTMGNLEVYKDSFPDMKAMITRLKNKGVKTVLITEPFILSNSKKWKETVKKDVLAKDSLGNPAKYDFYFGNTGIVDIYKKEGKEWFWNIYKEIINLGAKGLWGDLGEPEVLPSWVNFSDKKADEIHNIYGHDWARLIFEGYQKEFPKERPFILMRAGSSGSQRFGMIPWSGDVNRTWGGLQSQPEIALQMGMQGLGYMHSDLGGFAGDNLDDNLYTRWLQYGVFQPIFRPHAQEGVASEPVFRSNSAKRMAKEAIELRYKLLPYNYNVAFENNQKGTPLMRPIFFEEDDLKLMTNSTTYLWGKDFLITPILKDSVKVKEIYFPKTANWFNFYSDEKVTGGQTKSVQVDENSIPTYVRGGAFIAMTKLVQTTDAYDGNNLELHYYYDAAVKESEREFYNDNGLLSNAFEKEEFEVLEFEAEITKRCLEIEMEAEFGKNWKPQQKEILLVIHNVNWKPTKIKVDGKRKQNSILENNVLKIPVNWNPTEEIKIKISLK
- a CDS encoding glycoside hydrolase family 13 protein, coding for MKSLPLIIVIVLLFSCEKKEPNKMEVLNEETGIMNEVERVEPPNWFIGFKNTSLQLLVKENNIGAAIPSISYAGVTIEKVNKAKSNNYLFIDLNIDAATKPGKFNITFTFDDGAIKTHTYQLKSREKTSDEYVGFNSTDAIYLITPDRFANGDETNDIVVGLKEATIDRVDNYKRHGGDLQGIMNHIDYIADLGFTAVWPTPVLLNDMEESSYHGYAITDYYQVDPRFGTLEDYKKLADELRKKNMKLIMDQVANHCGIGHWWMKDLPFDDWLNNQKNYEDNIDNWASETSIGSNHRRTTNQDLYASQVDRKGNNEGWFSPKMPDLNQRNPFLAAYIIQNSIWWLETLGLGGIRQDTYPYPDKTFMSNWAGSIMNEYPNFSIVGEEWSYNPLIVGYWQKGANNKDGYESNLKSPMDFPMQKAIVEGLNEEEEWDKGLIKLYEGLANDFHYTTPKDILIFVDNHDKTRMFTELWEDIRKAKMALSYILVLPRTPQVYYGTEILMNDSANPGDHGLIRSDFPGGWKDDATNAFTGEGLNEYQKDMQSFVAKVLNYRKHSAAIHDGKTLHFAPFNGTYFLFRIKDDETVVLIINKNEQPITLDLKRYEEVGLSGKNLKNIITGEDFIWNDEIHLTEKGSIILTTKINNL